From the Serratia nematodiphila DZ0503SBS1 genome, one window contains:
- a CDS encoding cytochrome c, producing the protein MKKRLAVLIVLVAIVVIALLWWRENRRYDGPVQQVTASAEQIARGRYLAQAADCAACHTASGGAPLAGGYPLDTPFGTIYGSNLTPSADHGIGRWSKDDFFLALTQGVAPGGRHLYPAMPYTSYKGISRQDADDIYAYLMTRPAVDVAIPANEMPFPFNQRMALIGWNLLFRSQDPLPASSQGSSPQWQRGRYLADVLGHCGECHTPRGALGQMDLGKPMQGGDLGRFMAPDITPHGLAQRGWTPQDVSRFLSTGLAPQGSAFSEMHMVVDLSTRYLTPEDHQALALYLMGEQPPAAVPVKMGQGSDAGRMVYLDQCAGCHAREGEGKPHVAPAMRDNATLRQADGKNLIVSVLDGLPAQQFPNGESMQSMPGFGERLSDADVAELVNYLRVTWGGLPANVTAEQVKALRK; encoded by the coding sequence ATGAAAAAACGTCTCGCAGTGTTGATTGTGCTGGTGGCGATCGTGGTGATTGCGCTGTTGTGGTGGCGGGAAAACCGCCGTTACGACGGCCCGGTGCAGCAGGTGACCGCCAGCGCCGAACAGATCGCCCGCGGCCGCTATCTGGCGCAGGCCGCCGACTGCGCCGCCTGCCATACCGCCAGCGGTGGGGCGCCGTTGGCCGGCGGCTATCCGCTGGACACGCCGTTCGGCACGATTTACGGCAGCAACCTGACGCCGTCGGCCGACCACGGCATCGGGCGCTGGAGCAAGGACGACTTCTTCCTGGCGCTGACGCAGGGCGTGGCGCCGGGCGGGCGGCACCTGTACCCGGCGATGCCTTACACCTCGTACAAGGGCATTTCGCGCCAGGACGCCGACGACATCTACGCTTACCTGATGACGCGCCCGGCGGTGGACGTGGCCATTCCGGCCAACGAGATGCCGTTCCCGTTCAACCAGCGCATGGCGCTGATCGGCTGGAATCTGCTGTTCCGCAGCCAGGATCCGCTGCCGGCCAGCTCGCAGGGCAGCTCGCCGCAATGGCAGCGCGGCCGCTATCTGGCCGATGTGCTGGGCCACTGTGGCGAATGCCACACGCCGCGCGGCGCGCTGGGGCAGATGGATCTCGGCAAACCGATGCAGGGCGGCGATCTCGGCCGCTTCATGGCGCCGGACATTACGCCGCACGGTCTGGCGCAGCGCGGCTGGACGCCGCAGGACGTCAGCCGCTTCCTCAGCACCGGCCTTGCGCCGCAGGGTTCCGCCTTCAGCGAGATGCACATGGTGGTGGATCTCAGCACCCGTTATTTGACGCCGGAAGATCATCAGGCGCTGGCGCTGTATCTGATGGGCGAGCAGCCGCCGGCGGCGGTGCCGGTGAAAATGGGGCAGGGCAGCGATGCCGGGCGTATGGTCTATCTGGATCAGTGCGCCGGCTGCCATGCGCGTGAAGGCGAGGGCAAACCGCACGTCGCACCGGCGATGCGCGATAACGCCACGCTGCGCCAGGCGGACGGCAAGAACCTGATCGTGTCGGTGCTGGACGGCCTGCCGGCCCAGCAGTTCCCGAACGGTGAAAGCATGCAGAGCATGCCGGGCTTCGGCGAGCGTCTGAGCGATGCCGACGTGGCGGAACTGGTAAACTACCTGCGGGTGACCTGGGGCGGTTTGCCGGCGAACGTCACCGCCGAGCAGGTGAAAGCGCTGCGCAAGTAA
- the tnpA gene encoding IS200/IS605 family transposase — MGLYRSSSHVFWRCKYHLVWTPKYRFKILRDKVGKELYRTIYILCNMKDCEVLELNIQPDHVHLVVIVPPKLSISTLMGVLKGRSAIRLYNRFPHIRKKLWGNHFWARGYFVDTVGVNEEIIRRYVKYQDKKDQEIEQQMELLQD, encoded by the coding sequence ATGGGTTTATACAGGAGTTCATCACATGTGTTCTGGCGTTGCAAATACCACCTGGTTTGGACGCCAAAGTATCGATTTAAAATCCTCCGCGACAAGGTGGGCAAAGAGCTCTACCGAACAATTTATATCCTCTGCAACATGAAGGACTGTGAAGTTCTTGAGCTAAATATTCAGCCAGATCATGTGCATCTGGTCGTGATAGTCCCCCCGAAGCTATCGATTTCGACGTTGATGGGCGTCCTGAAAGGACGCAGTGCAATCCGGCTTTACAATCGTTTCCCACATATACGAAAGAAGTTGTGGGGCAATCATTTTTGGGCAAGGGGATACTTTGTCGATACGGTAGGGGTAAACGAAGAAATTATCAGGCGATACGTGAAGTATCAGGATAAGAAGGACCAAGAGATCGAACAGCAGATGGAGCTGTTGCAGGATTAA
- a CDS encoding amino acid permease, translating into MDGQQHGDQLKRGLKNRHIQLIALGGAIGTGLFLGIAQTIKMAGPSVLLGYAIGGFIAFLIMRQLGEMVVEEPVAGSFSHFAYKYWGNFAGFASGWNYWVLYVLVAMAELTAVGIYVQYWWPEIPTWVSAAVFFLAINAINLANVKVYGEMEFWFAIIKVVAIIGMIVFGAYLLFSGMGGPEATVTNLWAQGGFFPNGVMGLVMAMAVIMFSFGGLELVGITAAEADNPQKSIPKATNQVIYRILIFYIGSLAILLSLYPWGKVVEGGSPFVLIFHALNSNLVATVLNIVVLTAALSVYNSCVYCNSRMLYGLAQQGNGPKSLLKVDGRGVPVVAIGISALATALCVLINYLIPGRAFELLMALVVSALVINWAMISLAHLKFRAAKNREGVVPKFKAFWYPFSNYLCLLFMAGILVIMYLTPGIQISVLLIPVWVAILAVGYAIKQRSQRVDGVTSR; encoded by the coding sequence ATGGATGGTCAACAGCATGGTGACCAGCTGAAGCGCGGCCTGAAAAACCGCCATATTCAGCTCATCGCCTTAGGTGGCGCAATCGGCACCGGGTTATTTCTCGGTATCGCTCAAACAATAAAAATGGCCGGCCCGTCAGTGCTCCTCGGCTACGCCATCGGCGGCTTCATCGCGTTTCTGATCATGCGCCAGTTGGGAGAAATGGTGGTGGAAGAGCCGGTCGCCGGTTCCTTCAGCCACTTCGCCTACAAATACTGGGGCAACTTCGCCGGCTTCGCCTCCGGCTGGAACTACTGGGTGCTGTATGTCCTGGTGGCGATGGCGGAGCTGACCGCGGTCGGCATCTACGTGCAGTACTGGTGGCCGGAGATCCCCACCTGGGTTTCCGCCGCGGTATTCTTCCTGGCGATCAACGCCATCAACCTGGCCAACGTCAAAGTTTACGGCGAGATGGAGTTCTGGTTCGCCATCATCAAAGTGGTGGCGATTATCGGCATGATCGTGTTCGGCGCCTACCTGCTGTTCAGCGGCATGGGCGGCCCGGAAGCCACCGTCACCAACCTGTGGGCGCAGGGCGGGTTCTTCCCGAACGGCGTCATGGGCCTGGTGATGGCGATGGCGGTGATCATGTTTTCCTTCGGCGGCCTCGAGCTGGTCGGCATCACCGCCGCCGAAGCCGACAACCCGCAAAAAAGCATTCCGAAAGCCACCAATCAGGTGATCTACCGCATCCTGATCTTCTATATCGGTTCACTGGCCATTCTGCTGTCGCTGTACCCGTGGGGCAAAGTGGTCGAAGGCGGCAGCCCGTTCGTGCTGATCTTCCACGCGCTGAACAGCAACCTGGTAGCGACCGTGCTGAACATCGTGGTGCTCACCGCCGCGCTGTCGGTCTACAACAGCTGCGTCTACTGCAACAGCCGCATGCTGTACGGCCTGGCGCAGCAGGGCAACGGACCGAAAAGCCTGCTGAAGGTCGATGGCCGCGGCGTGCCGGTGGTGGCCATCGGCATCTCCGCCCTTGCCACCGCGCTGTGCGTGCTGATTAACTACCTGATCCCGGGCCGCGCCTTCGAACTGCTGATGGCGCTGGTGGTGTCGGCGCTGGTGATCAACTGGGCGATGATCAGCCTGGCGCACCTGAAATTCCGCGCCGCCAAAAACCGCGAAGGCGTAGTGCCGAAGTTCAAAGCGTTCTGGTACCCGTTCAGCAACTACCTGTGCCTGTTGTTCATGGCCGGCATCCTGGTGATCATGTACCTGACGCCGGGCATTCAAATCTCGGTGCTGCTGATCCCGGTATGGGTGGCGATCCTGGCCGTCGGTTACGCCATCAAACAGCGCAGCCAACGCGTCGACGGCGTCACCAGCCGTTGA
- the aceE gene encoding pyruvate dehydrogenase (acetyl-transferring), homodimeric type has protein sequence MSERLNNDVDPIETRDWLQAIESVIREEGVERAQFLIDQVLGEARKGGVNVAAGAAAHNYVNTIAVEDEPAYPGNLDLERRIRSAIRWNAIMTVLRASKKDLELGGHMASFQSSATFYEVCFNHFFRARNEKDGGDLVYFQGHISPGVYARAFLEGRLTEEQMNNFRQEVHGNGLSSYPHPKLMPEFWQFPTVSMGLGPISAIYQAKFLKYLEHRGLKDTSEQTVYAFLGDGEMDEPESKGAITIATREKLDNLVFVINCNLQRLDGPVTGNGKIINELEGIFSGAGWQVLKVIWGGRWDELLRKDTSGKLVQLMNETLDGDYQTFKSKDGAYVREHFFGRYPETAALVKDMTDDEIWALNRGGHDPKKIFAALKKAQDTKGKPTVILAHTIKGYGMGETAEGKNIAHQVKKMNMEGVHHFRDRFNVPVADADIEKLPYITFEKDSEEYKYLHERRQALKGYVPTRLPEFTQKLEMPALEDFSSLLEEQNKEISTTIAFVRALNVMLKNKSIKDRLVPIIADEARTFGMEGLFRQIGIYSPNGQQYTPQDREQVAYYKEDEKGQILQEGINELGAASSWLAAATSYSTNDLPMIPFYIYYSMFGFQRIGDLCWAAGDQQARGFLIGGTSGRTTLNGEGLQHEDGHSHIQSLTIPNCISYDPAYAYEVAVIMHDGLVRMYGDNPENVYYYLTTLNENYHMPAMPQGAEEGIRKGIYKLETLEGSKGKVQLLGSGAILRHVREAAQILAKDYGVGSDTYSVTSFTELARDGQDCERWNMLHPTEAPRVPYIAQVMNDAPAVASTDYMKLFAEQVRTYVPASDYRVLGTDGFGRSDSRENLRHHFEVDASYVVVAALGELAKRGEIEASVVADAIKKFDINPEKVNPRLA, from the coding sequence ATGTCAGAACGTTTAAACAATGACGTGGATCCGATCGAAACCCGCGACTGGCTGCAGGCGATCGAATCGGTCATCCGTGAAGAGGGTGTTGAGCGAGCTCAGTTTCTGATTGATCAGGTATTGGGAGAAGCCCGCAAAGGCGGCGTTAACGTTGCGGCCGGTGCTGCAGCGCACAACTACGTCAACACCATCGCGGTAGAAGACGAACCGGCTTACCCAGGCAACCTGGATCTGGAACGCCGCATTCGCTCTGCGATCCGTTGGAACGCGATCATGACCGTTCTGCGCGCATCCAAGAAAGACCTGGAGCTGGGCGGCCACATGGCTTCCTTCCAGTCTTCCGCGACCTTCTATGAAGTCTGCTTTAACCACTTCTTCCGCGCACGCAACGAGAAAGACGGCGGCGACCTGGTCTACTTCCAGGGCCACATCTCTCCGGGCGTTTACGCGCGCGCCTTCCTTGAAGGCCGCCTGACCGAAGAACAGATGAACAACTTCCGTCAGGAAGTGCACGGCAACGGCCTGTCCTCTTACCCGCATCCTAAGCTGATGCCGGAATTCTGGCAGTTCCCGACCGTATCCATGGGCCTGGGCCCAATCAGCGCCATCTATCAGGCGAAGTTCCTGAAATACCTGGAACACCGCGGCCTGAAAGACACCTCTGAGCAGACCGTTTACGCCTTCCTGGGCGACGGCGAGATGGATGAGCCGGAATCCAAAGGCGCCATCACCATCGCCACCCGCGAGAAGCTGGACAACCTGGTGTTCGTCATCAACTGCAACCTGCAGCGCCTGGACGGCCCGGTCACCGGTAACGGCAAGATCATCAACGAACTGGAAGGCATCTTCTCCGGCGCAGGCTGGCAGGTGCTGAAAGTGATCTGGGGCGGCCGTTGGGACGAGCTGCTGCGCAAAGACACCAGCGGTAAACTGGTTCAGCTGATGAACGAGACCCTGGACGGCGACTACCAGACCTTCAAATCCAAAGACGGCGCTTACGTGCGCGAGCACTTCTTCGGCCGTTACCCGGAAACCGCGGCGCTGGTCAAAGACATGACCGACGACGAAATCTGGGCGCTGAACCGTGGTGGTCACGATCCGAAGAAAATCTTCGCTGCACTGAAAAAAGCGCAGGACACCAAAGGCAAACCGACCGTTATCCTGGCCCACACCATCAAAGGTTACGGCATGGGTGAAACCGCGGAAGGTAAAAACATCGCTCACCAGGTGAAGAAAATGAACATGGAAGGGGTTCACCACTTCCGCGATCGTTTCAACGTGCCGGTTGCCGATGCTGACATCGAAAAACTGCCGTACATCACCTTCGAGAAAGATTCCGAAGAGTACAAATACCTGCACGAACGTCGCCAGGCGCTGAAAGGCTACGTGCCTACCCGTCTGCCGGAGTTCACCCAGAAGCTGGAAATGCCGGCGCTGGAAGATTTCAGCTCGCTGCTGGAAGAGCAGAACAAAGAGATCTCCACCACTATCGCCTTCGTGCGTGCCCTGAACGTGATGCTGAAGAACAAGTCGATCAAAGATCGTCTGGTGCCAATCATCGCCGACGAAGCGCGTACCTTCGGTATGGAAGGTCTGTTCCGTCAGATCGGTATCTACAGCCCGAACGGCCAGCAGTACACCCCGCAGGACCGTGAGCAGGTTGCTTACTACAAAGAAGACGAGAAAGGCCAAATCCTGCAGGAAGGCATCAACGAACTGGGCGCAGCCTCTTCCTGGCTGGCCGCAGCGACCTCCTACAGCACCAACGATCTGCCGATGATTCCGTTCTACATCTACTACTCGATGTTCGGTTTCCAACGTATCGGCGACCTGTGCTGGGCAGCGGGCGACCAACAGGCGCGCGGCTTCCTGATCGGCGGGACCTCGGGCCGTACTACCCTGAACGGCGAAGGTCTGCAGCACGAAGATGGCCACAGCCACATTCAGTCTCTGACCATCCCTAACTGCATCTCTTACGATCCGGCTTACGCGTACGAAGTGGCGGTGATCATGCACGACGGTCTGGTGCGCATGTATGGCGACAACCCGGAAAACGTGTACTACTACCTGACCACGCTGAACGAAAACTACCATATGCCTGCGATGCCGCAGGGTGCGGAAGAAGGTATCCGCAAGGGTATCTACAAGCTGGAAACGCTGGAAGGCAGCAAAGGCAAGGTACAGCTGCTGGGCTCCGGCGCCATCCTGCGCCACGTGCGCGAAGCTGCGCAGATCCTGGCGAAGGACTACGGCGTGGGTTCCGACACCTACAGCGTGACCTCGTTCACCGAACTGGCGCGCGACGGCCAGGATTGCGAGCGCTGGAACATGCTGCACCCAACCGAAGCGCCACGCGTGCCTTACATCGCTCAGGTGATGAACGACGCGCCGGCGGTAGCCTCTACCGACTACATGAAACTGTTCGCCGAACAGGTTCGTACTTATGTGCCGGCCAGCGATTATCGCGTACTGGGCACCGACGGCTTCGGTCGTTCGGACAGCCGCGAAAACCTGCGTCACCACTTCGAAGTCGATGCATCCTACGTGGTGGTTGCTGCTCTGGGTGAACTGGCTAAACGCGGTGAGATCGAAGCTTCTGTGGTTGCTGACGCAATCAAGAAATTCGACATCAACCCGGAAAAAGTTAACCCGCGTCTGGCCTAA
- the pdhR gene encoding pyruvate dehydrogenase complex transcriptional repressor PdhR, with protein MAYSKIRQPKLSDVIEQQLEYLILEGTLRPGEKLPPERELAKQFDVSRPSLREAIQRLEAKGLLLRRQGGGTFVQTNLWQSFSDPLAELLADHPESQFDLLETRHALEGIAAYYAALRGTDEDLARIRDCHIVIQQAQDSGDLDAEADAVMQYQIAVTEAAHNVVLLHLLRCMGPMLEQNVRQNFELLYSRREMLAKVSSHRAGIFEAIVAREPEKAREASHRHLAFIEEILLDLSREHTRRERSLRRLQQRKD; from the coding sequence ATGGCCTACAGCAAAATCCGCCAACCCAAGTTGTCAGATGTTATCGAGCAACAGCTCGAATACCTGATCCTCGAGGGGACACTGCGCCCAGGCGAAAAACTGCCTCCGGAGCGCGAGCTGGCGAAACAATTTGATGTCTCCCGTCCTTCTCTGAGAGAGGCCATTCAGCGCCTTGAAGCGAAAGGGCTGCTCCTGCGCCGTCAGGGCGGCGGCACCTTCGTGCAAACTAATCTGTGGCAGAGCTTCAGCGATCCGCTGGCCGAGCTGCTGGCCGACCATCCCGAATCACAGTTCGATCTGCTGGAAACCCGTCACGCGCTGGAAGGCATTGCCGCCTATTACGCGGCGCTGCGCGGCACCGATGAAGATCTGGCGCGCATCCGCGACTGCCACATCGTGATTCAACAGGCTCAAGACAGCGGCGATCTCGACGCCGAAGCCGATGCGGTCATGCAGTATCAAATCGCCGTGACCGAAGCCGCTCACAACGTTGTGTTACTTCACCTGCTACGCTGCATGGGGCCGATGCTGGAACAGAACGTGCGTCAGAACTTTGAATTGCTCTACTCGCGCCGTGAGATGTTGGCAAAAGTGAGCAGCCACCGCGCCGGAATTTTTGAGGCGATTGTGGCACGCGAGCCGGAAAAGGCCCGTGAAGCCTCGCATCGCCACTTGGCGTTTATCGAGGAAATCTTGCTGGATCTCAGCCGGGAGCATACTCGGCGCGAGAGATCGCTGCGGCGTCTCCAGCAACGCAAGGATTAA
- a CDS encoding (2Fe-2S)-binding protein: MSIKTQPISLTINEKQYGPIEVPEGLMMIDFLHEYLDLTGSRLGCGQGICHACVAIVDHPSGTSEEVRTCITGAHFFNGKKVRTVEGHARVDEQGEVVELSPIQQAFLEHYSFQCGYCTPGFVNAATIFVEKLKREPIARDQLENAIEQALDSHICRCTGYVRYYEAVRDVVLKTPGLLKETAQ; encoded by the coding sequence ATGAGCATTAAAACCCAGCCGATTTCCCTGACCATCAACGAGAAACAGTACGGCCCGATCGAGGTGCCGGAAGGCTTGATGATGATCGATTTCCTGCACGAGTATCTCGATTTGACCGGTTCGCGCCTCGGTTGCGGGCAGGGCATTTGCCACGCCTGCGTGGCGATTGTCGATCACCCGAGCGGCACCAGCGAAGAGGTGCGCACCTGCATCACCGGCGCGCATTTCTTCAACGGCAAGAAAGTGCGCACCGTCGAAGGCCACGCCAGGGTGGACGAACAGGGGGAGGTGGTTGAGCTGTCGCCGATCCAGCAGGCGTTTCTGGAGCACTACAGCTTCCAGTGCGGCTACTGCACGCCGGGCTTCGTCAACGCCGCCACCATTTTCGTGGAAAAGCTCAAGCGTGAGCCGATCGCCCGCGATCAGCTGGAGAACGCCATCGAGCAGGCGCTGGACAGCCACATCTGCCGCTGCACCGGCTACGTGCGCTACTACGAAGCGGTGCGCGACGTGGTGCTGAAAACGCCGGGCCTGCTGAAGGAGACGGCGCAATGA
- a CDS encoding xanthine dehydrogenase family protein molybdopterin-binding subunit yields the protein MSNFNPSRRRFIKSAVIAGVSVYLAPLYSRAYAALFEQKILQSPNWDPQAKRVRFRIDGRAKVMGQKVFARDIRAVDMPHWPQKQAHAFILRVTKADRLFEGVDLSLLGDDLQPDRLVTAEDLARDGLAFPAFYGDDMLLPNGKTPAYLGQAVAILIYHDFARFRFAKDKLKFREETIKYGAVTGPLERDPWGSFRYVRVGGEQPFDDDRFSSLKDTPIFPVSMKKHLPVWPEGREGGKLDQEGMRYAGLIADELANPPADWLVMSRRYTTQSIDTSALEPDNANGWFDAQTQTLHLVVPTQSPQEVADEMPRMLAKRNPPVKQLILHPCYTVGYGSKDHYNFPYYGAVAAMYGDGHPVRLANDRFEQFQTALKRHAFDMNYRIAVNKQTGVMQSFLGDMTADGGGRSNFTPSVVMVGATAAQSIYYFPKSDLSSVGLASRAIDAGSARGYGTLQSMAATEMMVDELAAELKIDPIEFRLRNVLKSGMKNTQGAIPAGAIRADEVLEKAAKHEMWLKRAERKAEFESRHPGKRYGVGFGCVQKDFGTGAETSFARVELSEDGRITLHHSGAEMGTGMSTSQSVLCAQWLGKPADEAHFSVTDWSVLPMVTSGDPYLMSQEEQDKLQTNPNWTPSYCSPSSASNSAYYFSHSTREAARLIFDHGLWPAAMALWQAGIGGGQAAPLVVRREDARWVEGGLTAAGMSVLSLELLAKTAYQMGGVTGAAVHVFNRWQWAEADFTLNGKSERLPIDGMALRNANGEFKPLARGQVYYPPTQRNNAAVTYYSAVGTLAEVAVDIATGQVELLNHHSIMECGNLIVPELVSGQLQGGLAMGIGHALHEYLPLYEDGPGNGTWNFNRYHLPRASDVAVWKQSGDILPALSETDQPKGMAEVVMIPIVAALVNAIADATGHRFRDLPVRAENIREVLQ from the coding sequence TGGGATCCGCAGGCCAAGCGCGTCCGTTTCCGTATCGACGGCCGCGCCAAGGTCATGGGGCAGAAGGTGTTCGCACGCGATATCCGCGCGGTGGACATGCCGCACTGGCCGCAGAAACAGGCGCACGCCTTCATTCTGCGCGTGACCAAAGCCGACCGGCTGTTCGAGGGGGTCGATCTGTCGCTGCTGGGGGACGATCTGCAGCCCGATCGCCTGGTGACGGCGGAAGATCTGGCGCGCGATGGCCTGGCCTTTCCGGCGTTCTACGGTGACGACATGCTGCTGCCGAACGGCAAAACCCCTGCCTATCTCGGCCAGGCGGTGGCGATCCTGATCTATCACGACTTCGCCCGTTTCCGCTTCGCCAAGGACAAGCTGAAATTCCGTGAGGAAACTATCAAATACGGCGCGGTCACCGGCCCGCTGGAGCGCGATCCCTGGGGCAGTTTCCGTTACGTGCGGGTGGGAGGAGAACAGCCGTTCGACGACGATCGCTTCTCCAGCCTGAAGGATACGCCGATCTTCCCGGTATCGATGAAAAAACACCTGCCGGTGTGGCCGGAAGGGCGCGAGGGCGGCAAGCTGGATCAGGAAGGCATGCGCTATGCGGGCCTGATCGCCGACGAGTTGGCGAATCCGCCGGCCGACTGGCTGGTGATGTCGCGCCGCTACACCACGCAGTCGATCGACACCTCGGCGCTGGAGCCGGACAACGCCAACGGCTGGTTCGACGCGCAGACGCAAACCCTGCATCTGGTGGTGCCGACGCAGTCGCCGCAGGAAGTGGCCGACGAGATGCCGCGCATGCTGGCCAAGCGCAACCCGCCGGTGAAACAGCTGATCCTGCACCCGTGCTACACCGTGGGCTACGGCTCGAAAGATCACTACAACTTCCCGTATTACGGCGCGGTGGCGGCAATGTATGGCGACGGCCACCCGGTGCGCCTGGCCAATGATCGCTTCGAACAGTTCCAGACGGCGCTGAAGCGCCATGCGTTCGACATGAACTACCGCATCGCGGTGAATAAGCAGACCGGCGTCATGCAGTCGTTCCTCGGTGACATGACCGCGGACGGCGGCGGCCGCAGCAACTTCACCCCTTCGGTGGTGATGGTCGGCGCGACCGCCGCCCAGTCGATTTACTACTTCCCGAAAAGCGATCTGTCGTCGGTCGGGCTGGCCTCACGCGCCATCGACGCCGGTTCGGCGCGCGGTTACGGCACGCTACAGAGCATGGCCGCCACCGAGATGATGGTGGATGAGCTGGCCGCCGAGCTGAAGATCGACCCGATCGAGTTTCGCCTGCGCAACGTGCTGAAATCCGGCATGAAAAACACCCAGGGGGCGATCCCGGCCGGTGCGATCCGCGCCGATGAAGTGCTGGAGAAGGCGGCGAAGCACGAGATGTGGCTCAAGCGCGCCGAACGCAAGGCCGAGTTTGAGAGCCGCCATCCCGGCAAGCGCTATGGCGTCGGCTTCGGTTGCGTGCAGAAAGACTTCGGCACCGGGGCGGAAACCTCGTTCGCCCGGGTGGAGCTGAGCGAAGACGGCCGCATCACGCTGCATCATAGCGGCGCGGAGATGGGCACCGGCATGTCGACCTCGCAGTCGGTATTGTGCGCGCAGTGGCTGGGCAAACCGGCCGACGAAGCCCACTTCTCGGTCACCGACTGGTCGGTATTGCCGATGGTCACCAGCGGCGATCCTTACCTGATGTCGCAGGAAGAGCAGGACAAGCTGCAAACCAACCCTAACTGGACGCCGAGCTACTGTTCGCCGTCGAGCGCCAGCAACTCGGCCTATTACTTCTCGCACAGCACCCGCGAAGCGGCGCGCCTGATCTTCGATCACGGCCTGTGGCCGGCGGCGATGGCGCTGTGGCAGGCCGGTATCGGCGGCGGCCAGGCAGCGCCGCTGGTGGTGCGGCGCGAAGATGCGCGTTGGGTCGAAGGCGGCCTGACGGCGGCGGGCATGTCGGTGCTGAGCCTCGAACTGCTGGCCAAGACGGCTTATCAGATGGGCGGCGTCACCGGCGCGGCGGTGCACGTGTTCAACCGCTGGCAGTGGGCGGAGGCCGATTTCACGTTGAACGGCAAAAGCGAACGCCTGCCTATCGACGGCATGGCGCTGCGCAACGCCAACGGCGAATTCAAGCCGCTGGCGCGCGGGCAGGTCTACTACCCGCCGACCCAGCGCAACAATGCGGCGGTGACCTACTACAGCGCCGTCGGCACGCTGGCGGAAGTGGCGGTGGATATCGCCACCGGCCAGGTGGAGTTGCTGAATCACCACTCGATCATGGAGTGCGGCAACCTGATCGTGCCGGAACTGGTTTCCGGCCAGCTGCAGGGCGGGCTGGCGATGGGCATCGGCCATGCGCTGCACGAATATTTACCGCTGTACGAAGACGGCCCGGGCAACGGCACCTGGAACTTCAACCGTTACCACCTGCCGCGCGCCAGCGACGTGGCGGTGTGGAAACAGAGCGGCGATATCCTGCCGGCGCTGTCGGAAACCGATCAGCCGAAAGGCATGGCGGAAGTGGTGATGATCCCGATCGTGGCCGCACTGGTCAACGCCATTGCCGACGCCACCGGCCACCGTTTCCGTGATTTGCCCGTTCGTGCAGAAAATATTCGTGAGGTATTACAATGA